The Anoxybacillus amylolyticus DNA segment ATCCGTTTTATACAACCCCCGGTCTTTCAAGCGAAGGTTAATCCTTGTTTTCACCCCTAATAGCTCCGCGGCGCGTGTTGCTTCTTGCTGGCGAATAGCGACCGTGCCGTTGGACGATAATTCCGCTAGCGTTAAGTCGCAAATGCCGACCGAATACCCTTGTTTTGCGTATTTCGCTAATGTCCCGCCCATGCCGATTTCGACATCGTCTGGATGGGCGCCAAACGCCAAGAGATGCAGTTCAGTCATGTTGTTCCCCCTGTTTTTCATGAACAATGTTGCGCCACGCCAAATCACCGCGCGCTAGCCCTTGAATGAGCAATTCTGCCGTTCCGATATTTGTTGCTAGCGGTACAGCGTACACGTCGCATAAGCGCATTAGTGCGCTTACGTCTGGCTCGTGCGGCTGCGCCGTTAGCGGGTCGCGGAAAAAGATGACCATATCCATTTCATTGCGAGCAATGAGCGCGCCAATTTCTTGGTCGCCGCCTAACGGGCCGGAACGAAATCGATGCACGCGCAAGTTTGTCGCTTCTTCAATGCGCGCGCCGGTCGTTCCGGTCGCATATAGCTCATGCGGCGATAAAATCGGTTCGTACGCTGTGACAAATTGAATCATTTCCGCCTTCTTTTGGTCATGGGCAATTAACGCAATTTTCATCACTATCCCCCGCTCCACTTTTTATTCGATAATATGTTCGAGCCCGTACACAAGCGTTTGCAGTTTCATCACCGTTTCCACCGACAATTTGACGCCGGACATAAACGACCCGCGATGGAACGAATCGTGGCGAATCGTCAATGCTTGTCCATTTCCGCCAAAAATCACCTCTTGATGGGCGACAAACCCAGGAAGGCGGACACTATGGATGCGAATGCCGTCATATTCTGCACCACGCGCCCCCTGTAACGTTTCTTTTTCGTCCGGATGCCCTTGTTTTTTCGGTGGGCGCACATCGGCAATCAATTGCGCCGTTTTTGCCGCTGTTCCCGATGGAGCATCAAGCTTTTGGTCGTGGTGCAATTCGATAATTTCGACATCATGAAAATATTTCGCTGCCATTTGCGCGAATTTCATCATTAAAATCGCGCCAATGGCAAAGTTCGGGGCAATAATGGCGCCAATCCCTTTTTCTTCCGCAAGCTTCGTTAGCCGTTCAATGTCGTCTTCGGTAAATCCTGTCGTGCCGACGACAGGGCGAACGCCATATTGCAAGGCAAGTTCCGTATGGTACTTCCCGCTTTCCGGCGTCGTCAAATCAATAAGCACATCTGGTTTTGTTTCTTGAAAACAACGTTCGATGTCTGTATAAATCGGGGCATGAATGCCAGAGAAGCCGTCCAATTCGGCTAAATCTTTCCCGTCGTATTTGCGGTCAATGACCGCAACAAGTGCAAAATGCTCCGTCTGATGTACAAGTCCGACTGCTTCTCGCCCCATGCGTCCGCGCGGTCCAGCGATTGCTATTTTAATTGGTTTCATTCGTTCAACCCTTCCTTTCTCGTCCAACGATGTTGATCGCGCGTGCGAAATTTTTCCATAACGAAATCGTGCGCTTCTTGTAAATCAATATGAAGCGAATTGGCAAAACAAATAAGGACAAACAATACA contains these protein-coding regions:
- the dapB gene encoding 4-hydroxy-tetrahydrodipicolinate reductase → MKPIKIAIAGPRGRMGREAVGLVHQTEHFALVAVIDRKYDGKDLAELDGFSGIHAPIYTDIERCFQETKPDVLIDLTTPESGKYHTELALQYGVRPVVGTTGFTEDDIERLTKLAEEKGIGAIIAPNFAIGAILMMKFAQMAAKYFHDVEIIELHHDQKLDAPSGTAAKTAQLIADVRPPKKQGHPDEKETLQGARGAEYDGIRIHSVRLPGFVAHQEVIFGGNGQALTIRHDSFHRGSFMSGVKLSVETVMKLQTLVYGLEHIIE
- the mgsA gene encoding methylglyoxal synthase → MKIALIAHDQKKAEMIQFVTAYEPILSPHELYATGTTGARIEEATNLRVHRFRSGPLGGDQEIGALIARNEMDMVIFFRDPLTAQPHEPDVSALMRLCDVYAVPLATNIGTAELLIQGLARGDLAWRNIVHEKQGEQHD